In Sylvia atricapilla isolate bSylAtr1 chromosome 33, bSylAtr1.pri, whole genome shotgun sequence, a single window of DNA contains:
- the LOC136373222 gene encoding claw keratin-like isoform X3, with protein sequence MSCSSLCVPSCGVATPAPLADTCNEPCVRQCPDSTVVIQPPASVVTFPGPILSSFPQQSAVGSAGAPYVGAGSGGSFGSRGGYGGWGYGGYGGYGGWGYGSRGYGGYGSYGGYGGLGGCGYGGWSSGHRYLNGNCGPC encoded by the exons atgtcctgctccagcctgtgtgtccccagctgcGGGGTGGCCACCCCGGCCCCTCTGGCTGACACCTGCAACGAGCCCTGCGTGCGGCAGTGCCCCGACTCCACGGTGGTCATCCAGCCGCCGGCCTCAGTGGTCACCTTCCCCGggcccatcctcagctccttcccccagcagagCGCCGTGGGCTCAGCAGGAGCTCCCTATGTCGGAGCCGGATCCGGAGGCTCCTTTGGAAGCCGTGGAGGCTACGGGGGTTGGGGCTATGGAGGTTATGGCGGCTATGGAGGTTGGGGTTATGGAAGCCGTG GTTATGGGGGCTATGGGAGCTACGGGGGCTACGGGGGCCTTGGGGGCTGTGGCTACGGGGGCTGGAGCAGCGGCCACCGGTACCTCAACGGCAACTGCGGGCCCTGCTAA
- the LOC136373222 gene encoding claw keratin-like isoform X2: MSCSSLCVPSCGVATPAPLADTCNEPCVRQCPDSTVVIQPPASVVTFPGPILSSFPQQSAVGSAGAPYVGAGSGGSFGSRGGYGGWGYGGYGGYGGWGYGSRGGYGGYGGYGSYGGYGGLGGCGYGGWSSGHRYLNGNCGPC; this comes from the exons atgtcctgctccagcctgtgtgtccccagctgcGGGGTGGCCACCCCGGCCCCTCTGGCTGACACCTGCAACGAGCCCTGCGTGCGGCAGTGCCCCGACTCCACGGTGGTCATCCAGCCGCCGGCCTCAGTGGTCACCTTCCCCGggcccatcctcagctccttcccccagcagagCGCCGTGGGCTCAGCAGGAGCTCCCTATGTCGGAGCCGGATCCGGAGGCTCCTTTGGAAGCCGTGGAGGCTACGGGGGTTGGGGCTATGGAGGTTATGGCGGCTATGGAGGTTGGGGTTATGGAAGCCGTGGTGGCTACGGGG GTTATGGGGGCTATGGGAGCTACGGGGGCTACGGGGGCCTTGGGGGCTGTGGCTACGGGGGCTGGAGCAGCGGCCACCGGTACCTCAACGGCAACTGCGGGCCCTGCTAA
- the LOC136373222 gene encoding claw keratin-like isoform X1 yields MSCSSLCVPSCGVATPAPLADTCNEPCVRQCPDSTVVIQPPASVVTFPGPILSSFPQQSAVGSAGAPYVGAGSGGSFGSRGGYGGWGYGGYGGYGGWGYGSRGGYGGWGYGSRGGYGGWGCGGYGGYGSYGGYGGLGGCGYGGWSSGHRYLNGNCGPC; encoded by the coding sequence atgtcctgctccagcctgtgtgtccccagctgcGGGGTGGCCACCCCGGCCCCTCTGGCTGACACCTGCAACGAGCCCTGCGTGCGGCAGTGCCCCGACTCCACGGTGGTCATCCAGCCGCCGGCCTCAGTGGTCACCTTCCCCGggcccatcctcagctccttcccccagcagagCGCCGTGGGCTCAGCAGGAGCTCCCTATGTCGGAGCCGGATCCGGAGGCTCCTTTGGAAGCCGTGGAGGCTACGGGGGTTGGGGCTATGGAGGTTATGGCGGCTATGGAGGTTGGGGTTATGGAAGCCGTGGTGGCTACGGGGGTTGGGGCTATGGAAGCCGTGGTGGCTACGGGGGTTGGGGTTGTGGAGGTTATGGGGGCTATGGGAGCTACGGGGGCTACGGGGGCCTTGGGGGCTGTGGCTACGGGGGCTGGAGCAGCGGCCACCGGTACCTCAACGGCAACTGCGGGCCCTGCTAA
- the LOC136373229 gene encoding claw keratin-like gives MSCCVPSCGGVATPAPLADTCNEPCVRQCPDSTVVIQPPASVVTFPGPILSSFPQQSSVGSAGAPYVSSGFGGSAGRRGGSGGYGGSGGYGGFGGFGGFGGSCGGGSSRGCGPC, from the coding sequence ATgtcctgctgtgtcccttcctGCGGCGGCGTGGCCACCCCGGCCCCTCTGGCTGACACCTGCAATGAGCCCTGCGTGCGGCAGTGCCCCGACTCCACGGTGGTCATCCAGCCGCCGGCCTCGGTGGTCACCTTCCCCGggcccatcctcagctccttcccccagcagagCTCCGTGGGCTCGGCAGGAGCTCCCTACGTCTCCAGTGGCTTCGGCGGCTCCGCTGGACGCCGCGGGGGCTCCGGGGGTTATGGGGGCTCCGGGGGCTATGGAGGTTTCGGAGGTTTTGGAGGTTTCGGCGGCAgctgcggcggcggctcctccaGAGGCTGTGGGCCCTGCTAA
- the LOC136373225 gene encoding claw keratin-like: MSCSSLCVPSCGVATPAPLADTCNEPCVRQCPDSTVVIQPPASVVTFPGPILSSFPQQSAVGSAGAPYVSSGSGGSFGGRGGSGGYGGYGGFGGYGGYGSCGGYGGSGGSCGRGSRSLGGFCGPC; the protein is encoded by the coding sequence atgtcctgctccagcctgtgtgtccccagctgcGGGGTGGCCACCCCGGCCCCTCTGGCTGACACCTGCAACGAGCCCTGCGTGCGGCAGTGCCCCGACTCCACGGTGGTCATCCAGCCGCCGGCCTCAGTGGTCACCTTCCCGGggcccatcctcagctccttcccccagcagagCGCCGTGGGCTCGGCAGGAGCTCCCTACGTCTCCAGTGGCTCCGGGGGCTCCTTTGGAGGCCGTGGGGGCTCCGGGGGCTATGGGGGCTATGGGGGTTTTGGCGGCTATGGGGGCTATGGTAGCTGTGGGGGCTAcgggggctctgggggcagcTGCGGCCGCGGTTCCAGGTCCCTCGGGGGTTTCTGTGGACCCTGCTAA